The DNA segment TGTTGACATGATACCAATACCGGAcgatatatacagtatatacggtatactgcccagctctagaaggcagggaaggaaggaaatgttttatttaatgatgcactcaacacattttatttatggttatatggcgtcagtcttatggttaaggaccacacagatattgagagaggaaacccgctgtcgccacttcatgggctactcttttcgattagcatcaagggatcttttatatgcattatcccaaagacaggataatacataccactgcctttgttacaccagttatggagcactggctggcacCACCGACGGGAGAAGGCAGGAAGGTCCAAAAGAATGCTCCCCAGGAAAGGTTTGAAGTAAAGATGCTCAAAGAGACATTTTCAGGGCAACTAAGTATTGTTTTGCTACTGTTCTGTTTGGAACATATTGTGTGATAGAAATCTGTGCAGTTGGAAAATCAGTTTATATGTTGCCAGACGACCAGTTGCAAATATGTCCCTATACTGTAttttgtggatgatgaattaaaaagaaaaagtaattGAAACGGGCACTTCAGACGGGCGGGGTGTATGTCATGGAATCATCTGGATCTGATACATCAAATAACTGTGCGTTgaaatgtgccgaggtgtcgttaaataagcattcctttcctttccatgaATTGCTTTTCTCAGTCCCAGAAAATACAgtgccaaatttacaaagcctgttttccTTAGAcacaggtaccggcctcggtggcgttgtggcaggccatcggtctacaggctggtaggtactgggttcggatcccagtcgaggcatgggatttttaatccaaataccgactccaaaccctgagtgagtgctccgcaaggctcaatgggtaggtgtaaaccacttgcaccgaccagtgatccataactggttcaacaaaggccatggtttgtgctatcctgcctgtgggaagcgcaaataaaagatcccttgctgctaatcggaagagtagcccatgtagtggcgacagcaggtttcctctcagaatatgtgtggtcattaaccatatgtctgacgccatataaccgtaaataaaatgtgttgagtgcgtcgttaaataaaacatttctttctttctttctattcgTTTTGTATTGCCACGCAGTATAGTTTAGACTAGGTACTGCTCTGCATTATTTATGTCTATGTTCCCTTCCTCCAAGGTCTATATTCTgtcaaatctctctctctctctctctctctctctctctctctctctctctctctctctctatatatatatatatatatactgaacaaaaaaagaaacttccgatttgtacatatagtatgtgttgtgttaaagaattcattgtgtaatgaaattatatctCTCTTTagacgcaggtgtttaagcattgttaatgtacgtagttacacgagtgtatGACAAAAACAGATTTCGTAAGTTCGGCccattttgtttactttttgtgCCATGAGTATGGACTTTAAACCTGACTCCAAACTGAAACAAAACTTAAGCTGTCTATCCTAGTTTTCAAGATAATACTTTTCTTGTAAAGTAATTTTAAGCTACTGCAAataccagaatgaccagaagcACGATGGATTTGCCAAAAGTGGTAATTTTACCAAAAGGTGTAAGTAATTTGCAAGATGTACTGCCCAAGAATAGGGTCAACAGCTGTAAAGCATGAGAGCATTTctctttaacattttgttttctttattgtttcAGACAGCGTTGTTGATGTGCTCGGGGCAGCAAGTCACATCCAGATTCTGCCTGTGATCGCTGCCTGTGAGGACTACCTCAAGAAACATCTGTCTCTCGACAACTGCGTTGACATCGCCAATGTCGCAGAGCTGTACACACTGAAACCACTGGAGCAGTTTGTCTTCCAGTTCATGTGTAAGAACTGGCACGAGTTCTGCAGCTGTCATGATTTCCACAGACTCCGAAAGTCACAACTTCTGAAGCTGCTCAAGTCTGGATTTCCAGTCGACTGCAGTGAACTGGACATTTTTCTGTCCATTCTTAACTGGGTTGACCATGACGTTGAGGACAGGCACGATTGCACGTTACAAGTATTGGACAAagtattatttgaaaatatttctcTTCAGGAACTTCAGTCCGTCTGCCATAATTCCGTGTTCAAAGACATTTGCTCAAAAGTACCAGGTCTTTCAAAACTGATAAACTCATTCATCAACACAACTGAATGTACAAAAGATTGCGAAGCCAGAGTCCCTGGCAGCATCACATGTCCTAACTTATGCAAATGTATAGCGAGAAAAAGTGTTCCAGGAATAGGAAATCTCAGGGGCTTCCAACAGACTGTGTTAGTAGCAGGTGGATTCAGCAATGAGACGGGAATGACCAGCAGTGTCTGGTATCTGGACCAGAGTAGCTCGCTACTGAAACATCTGACCAAGATCCCCCATGTTGACCAATGTAACTTTGGCATGGCTGCCCACAACAACAAGCTCTACGTGATCGGAGGATGCTTCAACGACCAGATGCAGGAGATCGTCCATCCGTTTGGATTCTGCTACGACCCGGCGGAGGACAGCTGGAAGAGCATCGCCCAAATGACTCTCGAGCGATGTCGCTTTGTGCTAGGGGTAGCAGACGGCTACCTGTACGCCGTTGGAGGCGATCCCCATGCCTCCGATATCCAGATGGAAGGAGCTCCTTGCGAGCGGTACGACCCCCGCACGGACCGGTGGGAGGAAATCGAACCGTTGCCCGGTGGCAGGACACAGCATGCTGGAACAACGCTTGACAACCGCCTATACATCTGCGGCGgtttccaagaagacgaaggcGTTCTCGATGACCTGTGGTGTTTCAATGCCGACAGCAACCAGTGGGAGAGAGGTTCGTCTCTGCTCGTTCCCAGAGCCGACCACGCCATGTTTACACACGGCAACAAGATTTACGTGATCGGGGGATGGTACTATGACCCCAACACACGACAGCGGGTCATGGCCTCATCCATCGACTGCTACGACGTGGACAGAATGACGTGGGAAACGGTGGGGTCGCTAAATGAGTCGAGACTGTATGCTACCTACACTCTGCTCAACAACGTGATCCATGTGGTTGGTGGCTGGAGGAATGGAAAATATCGCCAGAAGTGCAGGAGTATTGACAAGTTTGACCTCGACACACGCCGGTGGACTAAAGACCAAGACCAAGATTTGGAACTGTGGGAACACAATACGTGTTGTCTGTACCTCCCTAAGTCCCTCAGCTATTAACCTAGTGCTATGCTAATACCTTTAATGACATgctaatttattatattttaaaacatgaagcTACCACGTTGAATTAACCACAGATTTGTTATTCTGCAACAGTGACACCCATTCCAGCATTGTAATACGGTCAGTTACTTAATCCTCTTCGTGTGAGGTCACACATAAGGCCGACACTAAAGCACGCCAATGTTGTCTGTCCGTTGCAGACTTCGTCACCTGGGgtccatttcactaaacatcgtgagtttacgtctgctactagcattGGGCACTAGCCCTAACTCCACTCAAGATCTTTCATCTCCCGGTCAGTTAGCATGTGGTAAATACAATGGGGAGAGTCAGGCTTTATAATAAAACGTGTTTGTCTTCCAAGTGACATAATAGTATTTAGAACTGAGCAtccttactactaatattactactaataaGTAAACAATTTCCAGTATATTGTTGCCTGTAGcatacacctggaaattaattaagcaccgcCAAGTTTTGATCCTGTAGCTTATAACTGACAAGTAATTGTGAACAATTCGTTGGTACAAAACACTGGAATTAACGTTCTGTGTGTACAGATGATATTGGAAACcaggcgcggatgcaggatttctgaaagggggagggggaatccaaatgtgatgacagggctagccctgggttGCTATTTTTGTTCGCTGATGACTTATCTCTCCTTTAATATAATTACGTTTCCGCGTAaaggttatggtcggttttcaaaaGGGGGTGCGGGGGgtccagacccccccccccaatccgcTACTGGAAACGATCGACAGCaagtagagctgggcggtattgaaatttcgaGTTTCGGTATCAGTATCGGTATTTTGGGGGTAATTTAACTcagtatcggtacggtattggGTATTGATATAATGCCTATACCGATACCAATATCGAGCgatattttcggtatactcggctttaacCGAGTTCAGACTcgcccgctaatttcatctaaataaaattaaattccatacacaatgcCCTTATTTCTCTcgtcttttcagctattttgtgtTCGTCAGATATATCGTTAGTGgcgtaaaacatttttcaatactggaatttcggtattttgatatttgccctgtacggtaaatcggtattgacatgatgccgataccga comes from the Gigantopelta aegis isolate Gae_Host chromosome 14, Gae_host_genome, whole genome shotgun sequence genome and includes:
- the LOC121388171 gene encoding kelch-like protein 26 — encoded protein: MEGQGDSFEFKATNHGDVLLAGLRHLRDKQQLFDVVLVVEKQKLPAHRVVLASCSDYFRAMFTDGLKECHQEEIVLSGVTAKGMANLVDFAYTSKSNIDCDSVVDVLGAASHIQILPVIAACEDYLKKHLSLDNCVDIANVAELYTLKPLEQFVFQFMCKNWHEFCSCHDFHRLRKSQLLKLLKSGFPVDCSELDIFLSILNWVDHDVEDRHDCTLQVLDKVLFENISLQELQSVCHNSVFKDICSKVPGLSKLINSFINTTECTKDCEARVPGSITCPNLCKCIARKSVPGIGNLRGFQQTVLVAGGFSNETGMTSSVWYLDQSSSLLKHLTKIPHVDQCNFGMAAHNNKLYVIGGCFNDQMQEIVHPFGFCYDPAEDSWKSIAQMTLERCRFVLGVADGYLYAVGGDPHASDIQMEGAPCERYDPRTDRWEEIEPLPGGRTQHAGTTLDNRLYICGGFQEDEGVLDDLWCFNADSNQWERGSSLLVPRADHAMFTHGNKIYVIGGWYYDPNTRQRVMASSIDCYDVDRMTWETVGSLNESRLYATYTLLNNVIHVVGGWRNGKYRQKCRSIDKFDLDTRRWTKDQDQDLELWEHNTCCLYLPKSLSY